DNA from Corvus hawaiiensis isolate bCorHaw1 chromosome 28, bCorHaw1.pri.cur, whole genome shotgun sequence:
AACAACCGCAATGACACCAGTGACAGCATCACAATTACGAGGCCATCAGGATTAGGGGCACATTATGTGGTAGATTGAAATTTCAGCATCTCTATGCTTCTCTCTCACCACGTGATCTCAGCCCTGCGCAGAGACGGCAATTACCCCATGGGTTTGGCCTGTGGTATATAAAACAGAGCCTTGAAAAAACAAGACAATCATCAAATTTCCAGCGTAGGCGGAATCTGTCTGTTAGGTTTGCACACACACATTATCAGGGCCGCCAGTGCCTAAAGGCAGCCTTACATCGAGCTTGTGCCTATAAAACACAAAGGCACAACAGGCTCTCTCCTCCTGATCCttcacagagcaggagcagagttGAAGCTATCATGCCATAACAAAGGCTGACATACCTATTTGGGATTTTGTTCCCCACTGTTTTTATTCCACCGTGTGATTTGCATTACAACTGGATCCTAATTGTCCATTTTAGCAGGCAAAGAGCAATCTGGTACAGATCATAATAAGTGAGGTAAAGCAGCAGTGTCACAAAATAGGTACTACCAGGCAAAGGCAGCCTTCCTGTCTCCCAGGGCTTTGACACCGGCTGATTAAGCaacagagcagcactgcctggaATTAACAGGagtccaaaaaaacccaggacaGTGGAATTCTGcttaaacaaagcaaaagtgCCAGAAACCCTTTCACTGGTGCTTCCTGACAGCCCTGAATGTCTGAGGCAGTGCCTGACAGCACCATTGAGCTGAGATGGTGCTACTGTCCTTGAAGAAGGGACACTTGGAAGTGACACGCTCAGGGCCCTGTGAGGGAGAAAGGAgcccctgccaggctctgctggtcCCACTGGAAGCCCCGGGAGGTGACAAGACCCAAATGGCCCCAGCAGCGTGTCTGACATAGCATGGCAGATGGGCACAGAGCCCCAGAAAGAAGCGTGTGGCCCTGAAAAGCAAGGCCTGGAGCTGAAAATCTTCAAGGAGAGCACTTCCAGGAGGAAATGCCACATAGGCTAAGAGGGGATAATATGACacagctgccctgtgccagcaggcCCTGCAAGGAAATGAGGTGCAGCTGCCATGGGCTGGAGAGTGTTTGCAAGTGCTTCTGGAGGAGGGAAATCCATAATGAAACAGCCTCAAAGGAGATGTGACATGGCCTGCTTGAGACCTCAGGAGCTCAGCCACTGTGTTGAATTCTCCCGGATATGGAAAAACCTTGGTATTCCCAGAGCTGCTAGTGCAGACTCATTGATTAGTAGGCAGGGCAGGAAATTAAACGAGGCAGGTGAATTAAAGCCAGACTTCACAAGCTGCATCTGTTCCTCCATTCCCTCTGGATACAACACTGGTGtaactttaaaaagtaaatttagtGCTGAGGAAAGCTGCCAGGCTGATGACCCTGTAAACTGAAACATTTGATGCATGTGTGTCTCAGGTACAGGAGAAGCACAGAAGAGCCACTGGAACGTACCCCAGCCTGAGCTGCCTGACTAGAACACAGCAGCTGGTGGAGATGACCTGCCCAGGCTTGTCTTCTGCTCGTGAAGCTCAAGAGAAGGAGCTACTGGAaaggcctggctgcagctccaagGTGGAGGTAAACAGCAGTGCTTTGGATAATCCCGTCTGCGATGCTCCGTCAATAGCAGGATCCCAAAGGTAACAGTCCCAACAAGAAGCAGCCCCATCCACAGAGCAGCATTGTGGAGTTGCAAACTTCTCCATCTTGCAATACACTCAGGACCTAATACACCTTCCAATGCTGGTCCTTGCTCTTGTCCACACCTGTGTTTACAGAGAACAAGGGAAACATCCATTTCACAGTAGTTCTTACTGTCAGCATCTTTTCTGGCATCCAGGCAACTCCCCACACCACCATAGTTAATTTAGTCTTTCCAGATATCCCCCTGGGCCACAAAAAGCCTGCCAGAGCTGACCAGAGCTGCCAGCTACAGGCAGGAGGTGTTAGAGTAGATACTGGACCTAATCCAGCTCAGGTCAGTTTGCCTTTTGCAGAAAGGCAAAACCCTGAAGAGCCTGGATGGTTTTGAAGGACCTAGAAAAGCAAGGAGAGACAGGACATCTCAAATAAGACTTATTTTTCCACCAAGGCATGTCCAGAAGGGGATTCGGAGCATCCCTCTGCCCATTTGGTGATCTGACCTTCTTGGCCAGACTCAGGTAAACCCCAAATGTCTAAATTACACTATAAAAAGTGGCTTCCACCTGTTCTGAGAGCAGCTGAGTGGTGTGATCCCACCATTTAGCAAGCACTAAGGATACCTGTAACTAGGAGTAATAGGCAGCGCGGGGAGGACGAGTAGAAGAGGCAGTGTAAAACAAGTGAGTAAAAGAGGTTATCCCTCTTCTGGACTGGAAATGgtagggaacagctggagctgtgtcaggggggtttagattggatgttggggaaaggttcttcccccagaggatggcggggcactgaacaggctctcCGGGGAATGGTcatggccccaaggctgccagagatccgggagcatttggacaatgctctcagggatgcacaggctgggattgttggggtgtctgtgcagggccaggagctgaacTGAaggagtcccttccaactcagggtattccatgattctctcaTCACTAGAGAGTTGCACAGTTCTATTAGCAAAGCATTAAACAAATCTCTTGCAGGAAACAACAATATaataagcaaacaaagaaaaaaaccagacagcTCTTGTTCCTCAGAGCACAGCCCCTGTTCTCAAGTGTCTTGCATTGGATTGTGGcatagaggaaaaaagcagaaatatctcAAATAGATCCAGTTAGTTTTACCTCTTTAATGCTGGTCCTGTGGCTCTTTCTAGGtggtttgtgggttttatcCTACTTTTTCCCATGTGATAAGATGCATCATTTGAAGGACAGCAACCAAAccagctcttcctgctctgAAGAGAGGCAGCAACTGCGCTTAGAATAAAAGATTGTCAGCCAGATTTGACATGTCAATCAAAGCCtatctctgaaaaaaacattaGTCCAGGCAGCTCCCCGCACCATCACGGTTAATTTAGTCTTTCCAGATATCCCCCTGAGCCACAAAAAGCCTTCCAGAGTTGACCAGAGCTCCAAGCTACAGGCAGGAGGTGTTAGAGTAGATACTGGACCTAATTCAGCTCAGGTCAGTTTGCCTTTTGCAGAGCAAAAGACTGTGATTATCAAGTCCAGGGAAGCAAATCCTGTCTCCCAGGCTCTGTGAAGCAAACCGTACCTTTTACTAGACAAGGGCCATAGATTTAGGACTCTGTTGCTCAGTGTGTCCCATCTCCAGTGGCACACATCCactttaatattattattatcattttaattattatttatgacTACACCCAAGGCTGTGTGAGGCACTTTCCAAGCACTCAGGAAAGTACTGGCTCTGGTCCAAGATATTCATTATTTCAGGATAGACAGACACGCAGAGGCGCCGCACGGTCAAGTGGCAGAACTGCTGACCCAACAGCACCAGCTCTCCACAAGCACCTGCCTTGTTGGTTGACCTTGGAAAAGTCACATTCCTTCTTCCCACACTTAGTCCCATCCCACTCTTTGTCCATCCCAGTTGCTTGGACTGAAAGATGTTCAGCTGTGACTATGTTCACATTTTTGTCTTGGAATCTCTTTCTGTGCAAAGTCCAAGTATGTACTTGGGggaatatttttgttctttgggaaaaagaaaatgaaaaattctatTTTCCATGACATTTTGTCAAATGCTtctgttggaaaaaaagaatcaactGTTTTCTCATGgccaaaaaaccagaaaatgcaGACTTGGGGTGTTTGGTAAGACAGTTGCCAGTCATTGGAATTTTCTGGGGAAAGTACCGTAGAGATTAGTGAAACATccattttttctcttgaaaagaaGTTTGAACCTAAAAATCAAGTTGTTCTGTGAGTAAGGAACTGGTGAAACCCGTTCCTTCTCTGATTTGTGTATTAcaactgctttttatttcttcctttcttggTGCTCCCAGCTTACTGCAATATCCTCAGGGCACCTGATGCCCTCCAGACCTTCCCAGCAAAATCCTTGGCTGTTACAGCAGCTTCTTGCGTCACAGGGAAGGGGTAGCAAGTGCAGGGCCTGGCTTGAAGCTGGGCAGGAACTGATTGACCAGTCATATCTAAATGCCAGCTGGTCACCTGGCTGCTGCATTCCAAAAGAGACAGGGACAAAGAGGTGTAATTACCTTTCCTTCAGTAGGATATTAACTTAAACGTCTCTCTTCTAtcgagctgctgtttgttcATGAAACTTGCAGGGATATTGGGTCTGTGACACCTCTCTCTTTCCATCAAATTGGGTTGAATCAGGTCAGCTGGTTCAGAAGTTATTGGAGCAGGGCAAAGTGGGGGACCAGCCCAGATGGAAGAAGAACACAAGGAGGCTCATTGCCTTATAAACCCTGGCTCAAAAATGAGGCAGTTTTGGTGTAACTATGGGTCCCTGAGATCAGGTGAGGTGGTTGCTGTCACAGAGACCAACCAGTCCCTGTCTTTCGGATATACAGAAGCTGCCAAGCTCCAGGACTGTCTCTAGTGCACTTATCACTTATTTGCTGTACAGAGCCTGTAACCTGGAAATGGGGCTCCACTGTATAGAAAGTGTTCTGGAGCCCAGACAGTCCCTAACCTGAGTCATTTACAGCTGGATGGACAgggtgaaagggaaaaataactgTCTTGCACTTATGtgtaggaaaacaaaagccaagaCCAGCAACATACTGCAGAATCCTGAAAACGAGTCAGAAGGAGGCTCAGATGTCCCATGTCCCCATCTAGGGCCCTAAGCAAAGTCCACCTCAGCTCCTTCTCGCTCTATCGCCCAGGCAGAAATCCCCTGTCCTGGTGTTTCACTGGTTCATTACTCCCAGGAGCTGAGTCAGTCTTACCACGCTCCTCCATTGGCAGCTGGGACCACATGGCATGCTGAAGAGGAAACACTATTCGTTGTTTTGTTTGGCTTAATTATTCATGGGCACCATGCTGAAAACACTTGGAGTTGCTTTCTGAACAGTCCTTGAGCTGGCGTGCAGGGAGGGACTTACCAACACCGGTGGCCAGGCTGCCTTTCCATGGGCAAGCTCTCTTCCATCTGCTTCCCTTCAGCCCTTGTCACACTCCACATCTCTCATGGCTTTGGCTGTGCTCTTTGACATTATCTGAATAAGAAAGAGGCAAATACTTGGAGCACTATAGAGATGCAATCAAAAATGGCATTTGACCAAGCAGGCACTGACCCTGACATGTGGAGAATGCAAACCTCATCCTCTgactggttttgttctttggtCACACTACACAACTCAGGATAAGCCACTTGCAGGGTTTCAAACCTGTTTATCCTTCCACAGAAGATGCCTTCATCCTCCTTCAGATAATCCACAACTGTCTGGAAGCCTTTTTCTCATAAGCAAGGCTCTTCCTCTTTAGTGCCTGCTCCTGGAAATCCATTTTTCATCTTAGAACAAGGGCAGTCTGTAGCTTTAGGAGCACTTTGAGACTGTTTGCAGTAAGACAGAGCTTGAATTGCTCTCAACACATTCACCCACGGGCATCAGCACTACATGGTGGCTTTCTGGGGTTGTGGGTCCATCAACATTTTCTGACAGGGGTACAGACCCTCCATAGAAGGCCTAAACTTAGCAAAAGTAGAATTATTTTCTAAGTTACTCTTCTGAAAACCCTTAGGAATCACCCAGGGCTACCCCCTGGGGTCTCCAGAACAGTGCCTAAAGCTCTGCCAAGTTTGTAGGGGTACCTCTTCAGGGCTGGAATTTGCTTGGAGAGCTCATCATCCCACCTTGGACTGCAACTAAGGTTCTCATGGCCCACAGCAGCTCTACCAGGCAGCCACCCTATCCAGGTGAGCCAGTAAGAGCAGGGCTGAGTCTTTTGAGTCCTGTGAATTGCTGTTTGCAATTATGTTTGCAATTTATGACAAGAAACTGAGCTTGTGCTGCAAATATTTCACCGGGTCTTAGAGAATTTCAAAGTCTGTGGGGTGGGAGGTTTTGTTGTGT
Protein-coding regions in this window:
- the TINCR gene encoding TINCR ubiquitin domain containing isoform X1, with protein sequence MDTLRRSLSRWKRYHIKVHLADEDLMMPLTVRPRDTVMDLRALLVREGITSWKKTFYYNSRQLEEHETLKEANIQNGSVLLLVSNKSAVAASLQSRKSWFGCCPSNDASYHMGKSRIKPTNHLERATGPALKRCGQEQGPALEGVLGPECIARWRSLQLHNAALWMGLLLVGTVTFGILLLTEHRRRDYPKHCCLPPPWSCSQAFPVAPSLELHEQKTSLGRSSPPAAVF